The Polynucleobacter necessarius genome window below encodes:
- a CDS encoding H-NS family nucleoid-associated regulatory protein has product MPSYKELAAQREQLDKQIKEAIAHEKADGIAKAKFIIEQYHLTAADLFSRKAGTKSTGGKVAPKYRNPSTGETWTGRGKAPKWIEGRDRSNYLI; this is encoded by the coding sequence ATGCCTTCTTATAAAGAGCTTGCAGCCCAACGCGAGCAGTTGGATAAACAGATTAAAGAAGCAATTGCCCACGAAAAGGCTGACGGAATCGCCAAGGCAAAATTCATTATTGAGCAATATCACCTTACTGCAGCAGATTTATTTAGCCGTAAAGCAGGAACTAAAAGTACTGGCGGTAAAGTGGCGCCCAAGTATCGCAATCCATCAACTGGTGAAACTTGGACAGGACGCGGTAAAGCTCCCAAGTGGATCGAAGGCAGAGATCGAAGCAACTATTTGATCTAA
- the rpmI gene encoding 50S ribosomal protein L35: MPKMKSKSSAKKRFTVRAGGTIKRGQAFKRHILTKKTTKNKRHLRSSTEVAKSDVKSIRSMLPYA; the protein is encoded by the coding sequence ATGCCCAAGATGAAGAGCAAGAGTAGCGCTAAAAAGCGCTTCACAGTTCGCGCAGGCGGAACGATTAAACGAGGTCAGGCATTCAAACGCCATATCCTCACTAAGAAGACCACAAAGAATAAGCGTCATTTACGTAGTTCCACAGAAGTTGCGAAGTCTGACGTGAAGTCAATTCGCTCCATGCTTCCTTACGCTTAA
- the rplT gene encoding 50S ribosomal protein L20: MSRVKRGVTARARHKKIIDAATGYRGRRKNVFRIAKQAVMRAGQYAYRDRRNKKRVFRALWIARINAAVRQHDMTYSVFMNGMKKAAIELDRKVLSDMAIADKAAFAALVARIKSVVNAAA; the protein is encoded by the coding sequence ATGTCAAGAGTCAAACGTGGGGTTACAGCAAGAGCCCGTCATAAAAAAATTATCGATGCCGCAACAGGTTACCGCGGTCGTCGTAAAAATGTATTCCGTATTGCTAAGCAAGCGGTTATGCGTGCTGGTCAGTATGCATACCGTGACCGTCGCAACAAGAAACGTGTATTCCGTGCTTTATGGATCGCGCGTATCAATGCAGCAGTTCGTCAGCATGATATGACCTATAGCGTATTTATGAATGGCATGAAGAAAGCTGCAATCGAACTCGATCGCAAAGTGCTTTCTGATATGGCCATTGCTGACAAAGCGGCTTTTGCTGCTTTGGTTGCGCGGATCAAATCCGTAGTAAACGCTGCAGCTTAA
- the infC gene encoding translation initiation factor IF-3: protein MQRINREITAPEVRLIGMDGESIGVVKLSEALTAAEEKETDLVEIAPTAVPPVVRIMDFGKFKYQEAKRMHEAKLKQKVIQVKEVKFRLATDDGDYGVKLRNLIRFLEDGDKTKITLRLRGREMAHQEIGVRMLERLKLDLAEYGQVEQFPKMEGRQMVMVLAPIRKAK from the coding sequence TTGCAACGCATTAACCGGGAAATTACTGCTCCTGAAGTGCGTTTGATTGGAATGGATGGTGAGTCCATCGGTGTAGTTAAGTTGAGTGAAGCCTTGACTGCGGCAGAAGAGAAGGAAACCGATTTGGTTGAAATTGCTCCGACGGCTGTACCACCTGTTGTCCGGATCATGGACTTTGGCAAATTCAAATACCAAGAGGCTAAGCGGATGCATGAAGCAAAGCTGAAGCAAAAGGTAATTCAGGTGAAGGAAGTGAAATTCCGACTTGCTACTGATGATGGTGACTACGGTGTGAAGCTACGCAATCTAATCCGCTTTTTGGAAGATGGCGATAAGACAAAGATTACACTGCGGCTTCGGGGTCGTGAAATGGCCCACCAAGAAATCGGAGTCAGAATGTTGGAGCGTTTAAAGTTGGATCTTGCTGAGTACGGTCAAGTTGAACAGTTTCCAAAGATGGAGGGCCGCCAGATGGTGATGGTATTAGCCCCCATTCGTAAGGCTAAGTAA
- the pheS gene encoding phenylalanine--tRNA ligase subunit alpha, with protein sequence MVSLDHIVEDAKRDFSRAADSAALEDAKAKYLGKSGVLTERLKALGGMSPEERKSAGAQINQIKTQVETALQERRQALADAVLMQRLTAESIDVSLPGRGQTVGSLHPVMRTWERVEEIFRSIGFDVADGPEIETDWFNFTALNSPENHPARSMQDTFYVDGKDSHEKPLLLRTHTSPIQVRYASEHVKKFANADVMPPIKVIAPGRTYRVDSDATHSPMFHQVEGLWIAESVSFADLKGVYTDFLKTFFETNELQVRFRPSYFPFTEPSAEIDMAFGGGKLAGRWLEISGAGQVHPNVLRNMGIDPERYTGFAFGSGLERLTMLRYGVDDLRLFFENDLRFLAQFPA encoded by the coding sequence ATGGTTTCTCTCGACCACATTGTCGAGGATGCGAAACGTGACTTCTCGAGAGCTGCCGATTCGGCAGCTCTCGAGGACGCGAAAGCCAAGTATCTCGGTAAGTCAGGTGTTCTCACTGAGCGTTTAAAAGCGCTCGGTGGAATGTCGCCTGAAGAGCGCAAGAGTGCTGGCGCCCAAATTAATCAAATCAAAACCCAAGTTGAGACTGCATTACAAGAGCGTCGCCAAGCGTTGGCAGATGCTGTGTTAATGCAGCGTCTTACAGCTGAGTCTATCGATGTTTCCTTGCCTGGCCGTGGTCAAACGGTAGGTAGTTTGCATCCTGTAATGCGTACCTGGGAGCGGGTTGAGGAGATATTCCGCTCAATTGGTTTTGATGTAGCAGATGGCCCTGAAATTGAAACCGATTGGTTTAATTTCACAGCCTTGAACAGCCCTGAAAATCATCCTGCACGTTCCATGCAGGATACCTTTTATGTTGATGGCAAAGATTCGCATGAAAAGCCTTTGTTATTGCGGACGCATACTAGCCCAATTCAAGTTCGTTATGCCAGTGAGCATGTCAAGAAATTCGCTAATGCTGATGTGATGCCGCCAATCAAAGTAATTGCCCCAGGTAGAACCTATCGCGTGGATAGTGATGCTACGCACTCACCCATGTTTCATCAAGTTGAAGGATTATGGATTGCTGAATCCGTCTCCTTTGCTGACTTGAAAGGCGTATATACCGATTTCTTGAAAACATTTTTTGAGACAAATGAATTACAAGTGCGGTTCCGCCCATCCTATTTCCCGTTTACCGAGCCTTCTGCTGAGATAGATATGGCCTTTGGTGGTGGCAAACTTGCTGGTCGTTGGTTGGAGATCTCTGGTGCGGGTCAAGTGCACCCGAATGTGCTACGCAATATGGGCATTGATCCAGAGCGTTACACTGGCTTTGCCTTTGGCTCTGGTCTAGAGCGCTTAACCATGTTGCGCTATGGAGTGGATGATTTACGACTATTTTTTGAAAATGATCTTCGTTTTTTAGCCCAGTTTCCTGCGTAA
- a CDS encoding integration host factor subunit alpha has product MTELISNDTVTKNELSEALFDRVGLNKREAKDMIDAFFDRIGQSLKSGFEVKISGFGTFQLRNKSARPGRNLKTGQMIPIAARRVVTFHASQKLKDVVESYARENRV; this is encoded by the coding sequence ATGACTGAATTGATTTCTAATGACACCGTTACTAAAAATGAGTTATCTGAAGCTCTGTTTGATCGGGTTGGCCTGAATAAGCGTGAAGCCAAAGATATGATTGATGCTTTTTTTGATCGTATTGGCCAGTCTCTGAAGTCTGGATTCGAGGTGAAGATTTCTGGTTTTGGTACTTTCCAGTTGCGTAATAAATCGGCTCGTCCTGGCCGAAATCTAAAGACAGGTCAAATGATTCCGATTGCAGCTCGACGTGTGGTGACATTTCATGCCAGTCAAAAGCTTAAAGATGTAGTGGAGTCATATGCTCGAGAAAACCGAGTTTGA
- the pheT gene encoding phenylalanine--tRNA ligase subunit beta has protein sequence MQFSESWLRQYVNPSLDSDALGHGMTMAGLEVEAQHSVAPAFTKIVIAQILSAEQHLDADRLRVCKVDAGTGQELQIVCGAPNARPGIKIPCALVGAELPPAEVGGKPFMIKVGKLRGVESQGMLCSGRELGLGDDHEGILELPADAPIGQDIREYLNLDDQIFVIKLTPNKADCLSLIGMAREVAAITGAPLCAPTWTPPAVTIQDKRKVTVESIDLCGRFAGRIIRGVNPQAKTPDWILKRLCNAGQSSVSVLVDLSHYVMLEMGQPTHIFDIDKLNGDIVVRWAQEGETLELLNGQTVTLRGLDTAGKLQDAGVVADQNGPVALAGIMGGNHCAVSDDTKNIFVEAAYWLPSAIQGRARRFNFSTDAAHRFERGVDPQHTVNCLEYLSALIIEVCGGQAGPVDDQILNIPARKPVNMRLGRAEKVIGVPLTNEIVVDGFKRLGFEFEQEGDVFTVTPPSYRFDIEIEADLIEEVARMYGFENIPDQPPVASLKMSAKAEAKRGIHLLRQRFALQGYQEAVNFGFTDLEGEQRLAGAKEQDLIKVLNPIASQYGVMRGNLWGGLLGNLKANLNRGAGRVRLFEAGRVFKRDADASEEAGKVAGFHQPQKIGGLAYGLFVPEQWTNVNRAVDFFDVKGDLERVLDPLHFVTDAAQHPALHPGRSAQVILKAEKNNIAIGWIGELHPGLQQAYELPQAPVLFELDLEPIRELGLPVSEELSKFPAVQRDLALVVKQNVSAQSLLDVMAASKQSFVRNIELFDEFKSRAGSSAMADDEKSLAFRVTLLNTQETLQDAQIDAVMTALLAAVEKKCAARLR, from the coding sequence ATGCAATTTTCTGAATCTTGGCTTCGTCAGTATGTAAACCCATCACTAGATAGTGATGCGCTTGGTCATGGAATGACAATGGCTGGTTTAGAGGTTGAGGCGCAGCACTCAGTTGCGCCGGCATTTACCAAGATTGTGATTGCGCAGATTTTGTCTGCAGAACAGCATCTAGATGCCGATCGTTTGCGCGTATGTAAAGTGGATGCAGGTACTGGTCAAGAATTGCAAATCGTCTGCGGTGCGCCAAATGCGCGTCCTGGAATTAAGATTCCATGCGCATTGGTTGGTGCTGAACTCCCTCCGGCAGAAGTTGGAGGTAAACCTTTTATGATCAAAGTAGGTAAATTGCGTGGCGTTGAAAGTCAGGGTATGTTGTGCTCTGGACGAGAGCTGGGTCTAGGTGATGATCACGAGGGTATTCTTGAGTTGCCTGCTGATGCACCTATTGGGCAAGATATCCGTGAATATTTAAATCTTGATGATCAAATTTTTGTCATCAAGCTAACGCCTAATAAAGCCGATTGCCTCTCATTGATTGGCATGGCAAGAGAAGTAGCTGCCATTACTGGCGCTCCACTTTGTGCACCTACGTGGACTCCACCTGCAGTTACCATTCAAGATAAGCGTAAAGTGACTGTCGAGAGTATTGATCTCTGTGGCCGCTTTGCGGGTCGCATTATCCGTGGTGTTAACCCTCAAGCTAAAACTCCAGATTGGATTCTTAAGCGTTTATGTAATGCTGGTCAAAGCAGTGTTTCTGTTCTAGTGGATCTTTCTCACTACGTCATGTTAGAAATGGGGCAACCAACACACATATTTGATATTGACAAATTGAACGGTGATATCGTCGTTCGTTGGGCCCAAGAAGGCGAAACACTTGAGTTATTGAATGGTCAAACAGTAACTTTGCGAGGTTTAGACACGGCTGGTAAGTTGCAAGATGCGGGGGTAGTTGCCGATCAGAATGGTCCTGTGGCATTAGCTGGCATTATGGGCGGAAATCATTGTGCAGTGTCTGATGATACGAAAAATATCTTTGTGGAAGCGGCTTATTGGCTGCCTTCTGCAATTCAGGGTCGTGCCCGTCGCTTTAATTTCAGTACTGATGCTGCACATCGCTTTGAGCGGGGTGTAGATCCACAACATACCGTTAATTGCTTGGAATATCTTAGCGCTTTGATTATTGAGGTCTGCGGAGGTCAGGCTGGACCAGTAGATGATCAAATCCTCAATATTCCGGCTCGTAAACCAGTGAATATGCGTTTGGGTAGAGCAGAAAAAGTAATTGGTGTTCCGCTGACCAATGAAATTGTTGTTGATGGCTTTAAACGCCTTGGGTTCGAATTTGAACAAGAGGGCGATGTATTCACAGTAACCCCACCAAGCTATCGTTTTGACATCGAAATCGAAGCAGATTTGATTGAAGAAGTGGCGCGGATGTATGGCTTCGAAAATATTCCAGATCAACCGCCAGTTGCTTCGTTAAAAATGAGCGCAAAAGCAGAAGCAAAACGCGGCATTCATTTGTTGCGTCAGCGTTTTGCCTTGCAAGGCTATCAAGAGGCAGTGAACTTTGGTTTCACCGATCTGGAGGGGGAGCAACGTCTCGCCGGTGCAAAAGAGCAGGATCTGATTAAGGTTCTCAACCCAATTGCTAGTCAGTACGGCGTCATGCGCGGCAACCTATGGGGCGGCTTACTTGGTAATTTGAAGGCGAATTTAAATCGTGGAGCAGGGCGTGTACGCTTATTCGAGGCTGGGCGCGTATTTAAGCGTGATGCAGATGCATCTGAAGAGGCTGGTAAGGTTGCTGGTTTTCATCAACCCCAAAAGATTGGGGGATTGGCTTACGGTTTGTTTGTGCCAGAGCAATGGACTAATGTAAACCGCGCAGTTGATTTCTTTGATGTGAAGGGTGATCTCGAGCGTGTTTTAGATCCGCTACATTTTGTGACTGACGCCGCTCAACATCCAGCGCTTCATCCTGGTCGATCTGCCCAAGTGATTCTGAAAGCAGAAAAAAATAATATTGCAATCGGTTGGATTGGAGAATTGCATCCTGGTTTGCAGCAAGCCTATGAATTGCCTCAAGCACCTGTTTTATTTGAGTTAGATTTAGAACCAATTCGTGAGTTAGGTCTTCCTGTGTCTGAGGAGTTAAGTAAATTCCCCGCGGTGCAACGTGATTTAGCTCTGGTGGTGAAGCAAAATGTTTCTGCACAATCTCTGTTGGATGTAATGGCGGCAAGCAAGCAGAGCTTTGTACGTAATATCGAACTGTTTGATGAATTCAAATCCAGGGCAGGATCAAGCGCTATGGCTGATGATGAGAAGAGTCTGGCATTCCGTGTGACCCTCTTGAATACGCAAGAAACATTGCAGGATGCCCAAATTGATGCAGTAATGACTGCTTTATTGGCTGCCGTTGAGAAAAAGTGCGCAGCTCGCCTGCGCTAG
- a CDS encoding alpha/beta hydrolase, with protein MGGLIGMVYAAMPNSPIRRMLINDAGPKIEPEALKRLGSYDVGQPFAFADRADALKRLNEICATFGEYTTPEEAWEVYNGPMLVQKDGQWIMHYDPNISVPFASVNSIMAKAGEMAMWHACKQIHIPMIIGRGGNSDLLSAATVAEMSKVNP; from the coding sequence ATGGGCGGTTTAATAGGCATGGTCTATGCCGCAATGCCAAACTCACCAATACGTCGAATGTTAATAAATGATGCTGGACCTAAGATTGAGCCTGAAGCTTTAAAACGCTTGGGTTCATACGACGTCGGGCAGCCATTCGCTTTTGCCGATCGTGCTGACGCGCTTAAACGTTTAAATGAGATTTGCGCCACTTTTGGAGAGTACACCACGCCGGAGGAGGCATGGGAAGTCTATAACGGCCCCATGCTTGTGCAGAAGGATGGCCAATGGATCATGCATTACGACCCTAATATTTCCGTTCCTTTTGCGTCAGTAAATTCCATCATGGCTAAAGCGGGAGAGATGGCTATGTGGCATGCCTGTAAGCAAATTCATATTCCGATGATAATCGGACGAGGCGGTAATTCTGACTTACTTTCGGCTGCTACCGTTGCAGAAATGTCTAAGGTTAATCCTTAG
- a CDS encoding PaaI family thioesterase, producing the protein MTSTDKSIEYFGLKIPFLAHLGVVPEYAKDGKSRIRLEIRPEYENSFGIAHGGVIMTLLDFAMGAAARSTADVPLGAMTIGMTVSFLRPSIGKIAVEGSILKPGKTINYCEAIVLNESGELTAKSSGTFMLRKLNAP; encoded by the coding sequence ATGACAAGTACTGACAAATCAATTGAATATTTTGGCCTCAAGATTCCTTTTTTAGCGCATTTGGGTGTTGTCCCAGAATATGCAAAAGATGGCAAGTCTCGCATTAGACTTGAAATCAGACCCGAATATGAGAATAGCTTTGGTATTGCTCATGGAGGCGTCATCATGACCCTATTGGATTTCGCGATGGGTGCTGCTGCCAGAAGCACAGCTGATGTCCCGTTGGGGGCTATGACGATCGGTATGACGGTGAGCTTCTTGCGTCCAAGTATCGGCAAAATTGCAGTTGAGGGTAGTATTTTGAAGCCAGGAAAAACCATTAACTATTGCGAGGCCATAGTTTTAAATGAATCCGGGGAGCTAACCGCTAAATCTAGTGGGACTTTTATGTTGAGAAAATTGAATGCACCTTAA
- a CDS encoding RelA/SpoT family protein, giving the protein MANTPSNLDKTPYIIDAWYAEPAELHAAGVLHILQSLNLDEATLIAASNIACTHGKEALIKLIGDEPAKLLIGYRGLRQAQSKLVRADGGLSVSGQEEMLRKMLLAFGDDLRVVLLYLASRLETLRWISQEKVSMPVAWAQEILNIDASLANRLGIWQMKWEMEDLAFRALSPQIYRDIVKMLDAKRIERQGFIERIVLQLQEELKTAQIDGEVIGRPKHIYSIWKKMQGKSLDFANLYDVRAFRVLVSDVKSCYTVLGIVHNVWQPLSREFDDYIARPKPNGYQSLHTVVMNEDGTAFEIQVRTHEMHQQAEYGLAAHWRYKEGAYVGMATPPNPTKLSKPNVNHQQGTHSAEVAYERQIAWARQLISWKEDAWEQLKHHEIDCHIYVLTPLGKVISLEKGSTPIDFAYAVHTNLGHRCRGARLDGAMVPLDTALKNGQTVEIIAVKHGGPSRDWISPDKHYVRSPRARQRVRAWFNALDDEEAGQSKAVDQKADVGAELKVPTTPAEIVLRQSSQKTGRSGDVLVVGVDSLLTQLARCCRPVPPDAISGFVTQGRGVSIHRRSCKTFRGLLERAPERVIQTAWSASVAEATVNPEQKRVFPADLVVTGLDRPELMRELFEILTRQGVHVIDLRKSAKKGLAQILFTIEIKDSEVLRIVKHCLEEVKGVTHVRRR; this is encoded by the coding sequence ATGGCAAACACTCCCAGCAATTTAGATAAGACGCCATACATCATTGATGCTTGGTATGCTGAGCCAGCAGAATTGCATGCTGCTGGCGTACTGCATATTTTGCAATCCCTGAATCTTGATGAGGCAACATTGATAGCGGCGAGTAATATTGCTTGTACACATGGTAAAGAAGCGCTCATCAAGCTCATTGGCGATGAGCCAGCTAAATTACTTATTGGCTATCGTGGCTTACGTCAAGCGCAATCTAAACTAGTCCGCGCTGACGGTGGTTTAAGTGTTTCCGGTCAAGAGGAAATGTTGCGCAAAATGCTCCTAGCATTTGGTGATGATTTGCGGGTAGTTCTACTTTATCTCGCTTCTCGCTTGGAGACTCTACGCTGGATATCTCAAGAAAAAGTATCAATGCCAGTTGCTTGGGCGCAAGAAATTCTGAACATTGACGCCTCATTAGCAAATCGTTTGGGTATCTGGCAAATGAAATGGGAGATGGAGGACTTAGCGTTTCGCGCACTTTCACCGCAAATTTATCGCGACATCGTCAAAATGTTGGATGCTAAGCGAATTGAACGTCAAGGCTTTATTGAGCGAATTGTTTTACAGTTGCAGGAAGAATTAAAGACTGCACAAATCGATGGCGAAGTAATTGGGCGACCAAAGCACATCTACAGCATTTGGAAAAAGATGCAAGGCAAGTCACTAGACTTCGCCAATTTATACGATGTGCGCGCATTTCGTGTCTTGGTGTCAGACGTAAAATCTTGTTACACCGTTTTAGGCATTGTTCATAATGTCTGGCAGCCATTGTCAAGAGAATTTGATGACTACATTGCTCGGCCTAAGCCCAATGGATATCAGTCCTTACATACCGTAGTCATGAATGAGGACGGCACCGCTTTTGAAATTCAGGTACGTACGCATGAAATGCACCAGCAGGCAGAGTATGGTCTAGCAGCTCACTGGCGCTATAAAGAGGGTGCTTATGTGGGCATGGCCACACCACCGAATCCCACAAAGTTGAGTAAGCCAAATGTCAATCATCAACAGGGTACGCATAGCGCAGAGGTTGCTTACGAGAGACAGATTGCTTGGGCACGTCAACTCATCTCCTGGAAAGAAGACGCATGGGAGCAACTCAAACATCACGAGATTGATTGCCATATTTATGTCCTTACTCCATTAGGGAAGGTAATTTCTTTAGAGAAAGGTTCAACCCCAATCGATTTTGCCTACGCTGTACATACCAACTTAGGTCATCGCTGTAGAGGCGCCCGTCTAGACGGCGCTATGGTGCCGCTAGATACCGCATTAAAAAATGGCCAAACCGTAGAAATCATTGCTGTCAAGCATGGTGGGCCATCAAGAGATTGGATTAGCCCTGATAAACATTACGTTCGCTCACCAAGAGCTCGTCAGAGGGTGCGCGCTTGGTTTAATGCGCTCGATGATGAAGAGGCTGGTCAATCAAAAGCAGTAGATCAAAAAGCCGATGTCGGCGCAGAATTAAAAGTACCAACTACACCTGCTGAAATTGTTTTACGTCAAAGTAGTCAAAAAACGGGACGAAGCGGAGATGTGTTAGTTGTGGGTGTTGATTCATTACTCACACAACTAGCGCGCTGCTGCCGACCAGTTCCTCCTGATGCCATTTCGGGATTTGTGACGCAAGGAAGAGGAGTTTCAATTCATCGTCGTTCATGTAAAACGTTTAGGGGTCTATTGGAGAGAGCGCCAGAGCGTGTGATTCAAACAGCTTGGTCTGCCTCAGTTGCAGAGGCAACTGTCAATCCAGAGCAAAAACGGGTTTTTCCAGCTGACTTAGTTGTTACCGGCTTGGACCGACCTGAGTTAATGCGTGAGCTTTTTGAGATTCTGACCCGACAAGGTGTTCATGTCATCGACCTGCGAAAATCTGCCAAAAAAGGTCTTGCACAGATACTGTTTACTATTGAGATCAAAGATTCGGAAGTGCTCAGGATTGTGAAACACTGCCTAGAAGAGGTTAAGGGGGTCACCCATGTGCGCCGCCGATGA
- the thrS gene encoding threonine--tRNA ligase, producing the protein MLVVTLPDGSKREFEAPVRVADVAQSIGSGLAKAALGGIVDGKMVDTSFVIDKDSQLAMITDKSPEALGIVRHSTAHLLAYAVKELFPEAQVTIGPVVENGFYYDFSYHRPFTPDDLIALDKKMIELAKKDEPVVRRVMPRDDAVKLFKDQGENYKAELIASIPHGEDVSLYAEGKFTDLCRGPHVPSTGKLKVFKLMKLAGAYWRGDSKNEMLQRIYGTAWLCKEDQDAYLHRLEESEKRDHRRLGKQLDLFHFQEEAPGLIFWHPKGWSIWQEVEQCMRRVYQQEGYQEVKAPQILDRGLWEKSGHWENYKETMFTTESENRAYALKPMNCPGHVQIYNSGLHSYRELPLRFGEFGQCHRNEPSGALHGLMRVRGFTQDDGHIFCTEDQIQSEVAAFDKAVRAVYQDFGFAEVAVKLALRPAKRVGDDAIWNKAEEALRGALKVSGQEWEELPGEGAFYGPKIEYHLKDSIERTWQCGTIQVDFSMPARLRAEYVAEDNSRKTPVMLHRAIVGSLERFIGILIENHAGNMPVWLAPIQAVVLNISGNSAAYAQKVQQLLKKQGFRVEADLRNEKITYKIREHALQKIPFLLVVGGKESESNTVAVRARGGVDLGVMPLTAFVARLQQDISQKVGPESS; encoded by the coding sequence ATGCTTGTAGTTACTCTGCCCGATGGATCAAAACGTGAGTTTGAGGCGCCAGTGCGCGTTGCGGATGTGGCTCAAAGTATCGGTAGTGGTCTTGCGAAGGCTGCCTTAGGCGGCATCGTAGATGGCAAGATGGTCGATACCAGTTTTGTGATCGATAAAGACAGTCAACTGGCCATGATTACTGATAAAAGTCCAGAAGCATTGGGGATTGTTCGGCACTCTACAGCGCATTTATTAGCTTATGCAGTTAAAGAATTATTTCCAGAAGCACAAGTGACGATTGGTCCAGTAGTAGAAAATGGTTTTTACTACGACTTCTCTTATCACCGTCCATTTACACCTGATGACTTGATCGCTCTCGACAAGAAAATGATTGAGCTCGCTAAAAAAGATGAGCCAGTCGTGCGTAGAGTTATGCCAAGAGATGACGCCGTGAAGTTATTTAAAGATCAAGGCGAAAATTACAAGGCAGAACTTATTGCGAGTATTCCGCATGGCGAAGATGTTTCGCTATACGCCGAAGGTAAGTTCACTGATTTATGCCGTGGTCCACATGTTCCGTCTACTGGAAAGCTGAAGGTATTTAAGCTCATGAAGCTTGCTGGGGCCTACTGGCGAGGTGATAGTAAGAATGAGATGCTGCAGCGTATATACGGTACTGCATGGTTGTGTAAAGAGGATCAAGATGCCTATTTGCATAGGCTCGAAGAATCCGAGAAGCGCGATCATCGCCGCCTTGGTAAGCAGCTTGATTTATTTCATTTTCAAGAAGAGGCGCCAGGATTAATTTTCTGGCATCCAAAAGGTTGGTCTATTTGGCAAGAGGTTGAGCAATGCATGCGTCGCGTGTATCAACAAGAAGGCTATCAAGAAGTGAAGGCGCCACAGATTTTGGATCGCGGTCTTTGGGAAAAATCGGGTCACTGGGAAAATTACAAAGAGACTATGTTCACGACCGAGTCGGAGAATCGTGCTTATGCATTAAAGCCGATGAATTGTCCTGGCCACGTACAAATTTATAACTCTGGTCTGCATAGTTATCGTGAATTGCCATTACGTTTTGGTGAGTTTGGTCAATGTCATCGTAACGAGCCATCAGGTGCACTGCATGGCTTAATGCGTGTGCGTGGTTTTACACAAGACGATGGCCATATTTTCTGTACTGAAGATCAAATTCAATCTGAAGTTGCTGCTTTTGATAAAGCGGTGCGTGCGGTATATCAAGATTTTGGCTTTGCTGAGGTGGCTGTGAAACTGGCCTTGCGCCCAGCCAAGCGAGTAGGCGATGATGCCATTTGGAATAAAGCAGAAGAGGCTCTCCGAGGGGCACTTAAGGTTTCTGGGCAAGAATGGGAAGAGTTGCCAGGTGAAGGTGCTTTTTATGGTCCCAAGATCGAATATCACCTAAAAGACTCCATTGAGCGAACTTGGCAGTGTGGAACTATTCAGGTGGATTTTTCAATGCCAGCGCGCTTGCGTGCGGAATATGTTGCTGAAGACAATAGCCGCAAGACCCCTGTGATGCTTCATAGGGCTATTGTGGGCTCCTTAGAGCGTTTTATCGGTATTTTGATCGAAAATCACGCTGGAAATATGCCTGTTTGGCTTGCTCCGATCCAGGCCGTAGTCCTCAATATCTCTGGAAATTCTGCTGCGTATGCACAAAAAGTGCAGCAATTGCTGAAAAAACAAGGGTTTAGAGTGGAAGCAGATTTGCGGAACGAGAAAATTACGTATAAAATACGCGAGCACGCATTACAGAAGATCCCATTTTTGCTTGTTGTAGGGGGTAAAGAATCTGAAAGTAATACGGTAGCCGTTCGTGCCCGTGGCGGAGTGGATTTAGGTGTAATGCCTCTAACTGCCTTCGTTGCCCGACTACAGCAGGATATATCCCAGAAAGTCGGACCCGAGTCTAGCTAG